One stretch of Archocentrus centrarchus isolate MPI-CPG fArcCen1 chromosome 5, fArcCen1, whole genome shotgun sequence DNA includes these proteins:
- the prickle2b gene encoding LOW QUALITY PROTEIN: prickle-like protein 2b (The sequence of the model RefSeq protein was modified relative to this genomic sequence to represent the inferred CDS: deleted 1 base in 1 codon) — protein MPVEMEKTVTKLMYDFQRNSTSDDDSGCALEEYAWVPPGLKPEQVHQYYSSLPEDKVPYVNSPGEKYRIKQLLNQLPPHDNEVHYCNTLDDEEKRELKLFSNQRKRENLGRGNVRPLPVTMMGAICEQCGGQINGGDIAVFASRAGHGVCWHPACFVCSMCNELLVDLIYFYQDGKIYCGRHHAERLKPRCTACDEIIFADECTEAEGRHWHMKHFCCFECETVLGGQRYIMKEGRPYCCSCFESLYAEYCDSCGEHIGIDQGQMTYDGQHWHATEGCFCCARCKRSLLGRPFLPKQGQIFCSRSCSLGEEPNGSDSSDSAFQSARSTRESRRSSKTAKNGGGGRVQAERFSGEVDPLSLQMDLLSLSSQTPSLTREPPSWQNQDQAGDDYSYESQTDLTANPTPLQLLSQCNVRSVYNPTCSGQNNQQQDYRIKENGGLKRPPRFAMKGHSLNETWFQQQAPEEYYPPKLRTQKSFTEVSHCSQKHNGFSSDKRSISLHGFQRERDRDVGPPATTQVARSRNPINALNLTEQLTPLEQTPRGSMESLAFSNATGNSDAGGKRQEHLSRFSMPDLSKDSGMNVSEKSNIDTLNSSGQFRSSESIHSLTAGQSYMEVNPHMPSQYQMQYCDPSGMGITRLPPGFTFQEEDGINLVGNANASRLPPISERRVGGGGGGGRGASIRIDASEGTPQRRRHHHHHSRRSRRSRSENALHLVAERRQRPQERPQLHVREDYDCFPPSRSARDQFGGGGRGRYQPQLFRQCPRTTSDLSLQNPGANRRIGLNQYSWDDYDDDDWCSTCSSSSESEDEGYFLGEPIPRPIQLRYLSNQELVHKYNNAGMGGPNRSGQLHTRKRRKSKNCIIS, from the exons GTTCATCAGTACTACAGCTCCCTGCCTGAGGACAAGGTGCCCTATGTGAACAGCCCAGGGGAGAAATACAGGATCAAACAGCTGCTCAATCAGCTCCCGCCCCATGACAACGAG GTACACTATTGTAACACTCTGGATGATGAGGAGAAGCGAGAACTGAAGCTCTTCAGCAACCAGCGGAAGCGGGAAAACCTGGGTCGCGGCAACGTCCGTCCACTCCCTGTGACGATGATGGGAGCGATTTGCGAACAG TGTGGAGGCCAGATAAATGGCGGCGACATCGCTGTGTTCGCATCCCGGGCGGGTCACGGTGTGTGTTGGCACCCTGCATGCTTCGTGTGCAGCATGTGCAACGAGCTGCTGGTGGATCTCATTTATTTCTACCAGGATGGAAAGATCTACTGTGGCCGGCACCATGCCGAGAGGCTCAAGCCGCGCTGCACCGCCTGCGATGAG ATCATCTTTGCAGATGAGTGCACCGAGGCAGAGGGCCGTCACTGGCACATGAAGCACTTCTGCTGTTTTGAGTGCGAGACGGTGCTGGGGGGCCAGCGTTACATCATGAAGGAGGGACGGCCctactgctgctcctgcttcGAGTCCCTGTATGCAGAGTACTGCGATTCCTGTGGGGAACATATTG GTATTGATCAAGGCCAGATGACATATGACGGACAGCACTGGCATGCTACGGAAGGCTGCTTCTGCTGTGCACGTTGTAAACGCTCTCTGCTGGGTCGGCCTTTCCTGCCCAAGCAAGGTCAGATCTTCTGCTCCCGCTCCTGCAGTCTAGGGGAAGAGCCCAATGGCTCAGACTCCTCTGATTCGGCTTTCCAGAGTGCTCGCTCCACTAGAGAGTCCAGACGCAGCTCCAAAACCGCAAAGAATGGAGGAGGTGGTAGGGTGCAGGCTGAAAGATTTTCGGGAGAAGTGGACCCACTGTCTTTACAAATGGATCTTCTGAGTCTCTCCAGCCAAACACCCAGTTTGACTCGTGAGCCACCTTCctggcagaaccaggatcaAGCAGGCGATGATTACAGTTATGAATCCCAAACTGATCTAACTGCTAATCCCACTCCTCTTCAGCTTCTTAGCCAGTGCAATGTCAGAAGTGTCTATAACCCCACCTGCTCCGGACAGAATAATCAACAGCAGGACTACAGGATCAAGGAGAACGGAGGTTTAAAGCGACCCCCCCGTTTC GCCATGAAAGGCCACTCTCTGAATGAGACGTGGTTCCAACAGCAAGCTCCAGAAGAGTACTATCCACCCAAACTGAGGACCCAAAAGAGCTTCACTGAGGTGTCCCACTGCTCTCAAAAACACAATGGCTTCTCCTCAGACAAGCGTTCGATTAGTTTGCACGGTTTTCAGAGGGAGAGGGACAGAGATGTGGGGCCTCCAGCAACTACCCAAGTAGCAAGGAGCAGGAACCCCATAAATGCACTTAACTTGACAGAGCAACTGACCCCACTAGAACAGACCCCAAGAGGATCCATGGAGTCTCTGGCTTTCTCCAATGCTACAG GCAACTCAGATGCTGGAGGAAAGCGTCAGGAGCACCTTTCACGTTTCTCCATGCCAGACCTGAGCAAAGACTCTGGAATGAATGTGTCTGAAAAAAGTAACATAGACACCCTTAACTCCTCAGGGCAGTTTCGTAGTTCTGAGTCCATTCATAGTCTCACCGCTGGTCAGTCCTATATGGAAGTGAACCCCCACATGCCCTCTCAATACCAGATGCAGTACTGTGATCCTTCTGGCATGGGCATTACTCGTTTGCCACCTGGCTTCACCTTTCAGGAAGAGGATGGGATTAATTTGGTGGGCAATGCTAACGCTTCACGCTTGCCTCCCATTAGTGAGCGCAgggtgggtggtggtggaggtggaggaaggGGGGCAAGTATCCGGATAGATGCTTCAGAAGGGACTCCACAGAGGCGTcgacaccaccatcaccactcTCGTAGATCCCGTCGTTCTCGTTCAGAAAATGCTCTCCACTTGGTGGCAGAGCGAAGACAAAGACCTCAAGAAAGACCACAGCTACATGTTCGAGAGGATTATGACTGCTTCCCACCATCGAGGAGCGCCAGGGACCAGtttggtggaggaggaaggggaaGATACCAACCCCAACTCTTCAGGCAGTGCCCCAGGACCACGTCAGACCTGAGTCTACAGAACCCTGGGGCCAACAGACGCATTGGCTTGAACCAATACTCCTGGGATGATTACGATGACGATGACTGGTGCTCCACTTGCTCTTCATCATCAGAATCAGAGGATGAAGGTTACTTCTTGGGTGAACCAATCCCCAGGCCCATCCAGCTGCGCTACCTCAGCAACCAGGAGTTGGTCCACAAGTACAACAACGCGGGGATGGGAGGACCTAACCGCAGTGGGCAGTTACATACCCGCAAACGCAGAAAAAGCAAGAACTGCATTATCTCTTAA